The Camelina sativa cultivar DH55 chromosome 18, Cs, whole genome shotgun sequence DNA window attttaagaaataaatttatattggaAATGGTATTTCCtattaagaaataataatatgttgCATAATATAAGCTTTTTCAAAGGTGGAACACTAGTTGCATATTGCATTGAGCATTTAAGTTCCCCACCATCATCTCCTCTGACTACTTctcatcctcatcatcgtcTAAACTCTAAAGATTCAAGCTTTTGGGTCTTCCTATGGCGTTAGCTCTCTCCATTGCACCTACAAttacatcttcttcttattactCCCTCATCTCTCTGAACCCTAACGCTTCTCCCAATTTCAGAACAACCCATCTGAATTTTGGTTCTCAGAGGAGAATTCACAACACTTCTCCTCCCTTTAGATCCTTTAAATGTCTTAAATCACCTTCGAAAGACGTAAATGCGTCACCTTTCTCAATCTCTGCTATTGCTTCTTCGTCACAGACTACAGAGCTTGTGCCTGAGAAGCTCCAGAGGTTAGTTAAGGAATTCAAATCCTTTACAGAGCCAATCGATCGGCTCAAATGGGTTCTTCATTACGGGAGTCTTATACCTCCGATGCCCGAGTCATCCCGGACTGAATCAAACCGAGTCATGGGCTGCACGGCTCGTGTTTGGCTGGACGCTGAGTTGGGTTCAGATGGGAAGATGAGGTTTTGGGCGGATAGTGATTCGGATGTGTCCAAAGGGATGTGTTCGTGTCTGATTCAAGTTCTTGATGAGGCTTCCCCTGAAGAAGTGATGGAGTTGAAGATTGAGGATTTGGCTGAGCTCAATGTTGGATTGTTGGGTGTGGAGAGATCGAGGGTGAACACGTGGCACAATGTTCTGGTCAGTATGCAGAAGAAGACTCGACGGTTAGTAGCGGAGAGGGAAGGTAAAGTTCCATCCTTTGAGCCATTTCCTTCATTGGTGTTAACGGCTGATGGGGTTGAAGCTAAAGGTAGCTTTGCTGAAGCTCAGGTGAGAATCTGTCTCTGCTTAATTCTCTGTATTTGAAGTATTAAGAGTTTGAGGATGAACAAAGGAGCTTTCTTTGTTAGTGATTGAAGATAGTCCGAACGTATCTAGCTGATTTTTGAAGCAATGTAGATGTTACGATGGCACAATCCAATAGTATTTCTCACTTGACCTCTTTTGCAACTCTGTGTCACTTTTGTGCGAATGTATCTAGTTGAGTTTTGCTGTGAAGATCTGTTGTTTGGCTTCTGTTTTTACTTGCAGGCGAAATATTTGTTTCCGGAGGAGTCAAGGGTTAAGGAACTTGTCAATGtgttgaaagaaaagaagataggAGTGGTTGCTCATTTCTATATGGATCCAGAAGTACAAGGGGTCTTGACTGCTGCTCAAAAGCATTGGCCACATATCTCTATATCTGATTCTCTTGTCATGGCAGATTCAGCTGTCTCCATGGCTAAAGCTGGATGTCAGTTTGTAACAGTCCTTGGTGTTGATTTCATGTCTGAAAATGTCCGTGCTATCCTAGATCAAGCTGGGTTTGGAGAGGTTAGAGAGCCTTCTTTTAtctctattattttgttttgtgattgtgagccttttttcattttttttttcggatttgTAGGTTGGTGTATACAGGATGTCTGATGAGACCATTGGTTGTTCACTGGCTGATGCTGCTTCTGCTCCTGCTTACTTGAATTATCTTGAAGCTGCTTCTCTTTCTCCGCCTNNNNNNNNNNNNNNNNNNNNNNNNNNNNNNNNNNNNNNNNNNNNNNNNNNNNNNNNNNNNNNNNNNNNNNNNNNNNNNNNNNNNNNNNNNNNNNNNNNNNNNNNNNNNNNNNNNNNNNNNNNNNNNNNNNNNNNNNNNNNNNNNNNNNNNNNNNNNNNNNNNNNNNNNNNNNNNNNNNNNNNNNNNNNNNNNNNNNNNNNNNNNNNNNNNNNNNNNNNNNNNNNNNNNNNNNNNNNNNNNNNNNNNNNNNNNNNNNNNNNNNNNNNNNNNNNNNNNNNNNNNNNNNNNNNNNNNNNNNNNNNNNNNNNNNNNNNNNNNNNNNNNNNNNNNNNNNNNNNNNNNNNNNNNNNNNNNNNNNNNNNNNNNNNNNNNNNNNNNNNNNNNNNNNNNNNNNNNNNNNNNNNNNNNNNNNNNNNNNNNNNNNNNNNNNNNNNNNNNNNNNNNNNNNNNNNNNNNNNNNNNNNNNNNNNNNNNNNNNNNNNNNNNNNNNNNNNNNNNNNNNNNNNNNNNNNNNNNNNNNNNNNNNNNNNNNNNNNNNNNNNNNNNNNNNNNNNNNNNNNNNNNNNNNNNNNNNNNNNNNNNNNNNNNNNNNNNNNNNNNNNNNNNNNNNNNNNNNNNNNNNNNNNNNNNNNNNNNNNNNNattttttttttcggatttgTAGGTTGGTGTATACAGGATGTCTGATGAGACCATTGGTTGTTCACTGGCTGATGCTGCTTCTGCTCCTGCTTACTTGAATTATCTTGAAGCTGCTTCTCTTTCTCCGCCTTCATTGCATGTTGTTTATATCAATACATCTCTGGAGACAAAAGCTTTTGCGCATGAGCTTGTACCTACCATTACTTGCACTTCATCTAATGTTGTACAGACGATTCTGCAGGTCTTGTTTCTTGCTTTCactcactttttttcttcttttgcttcattcTTGATGTTCTAAACTCTTTCTCTGTCTCATGCCATTAGGCGTTTGCTCAAATGCCGGAGTTAAATGTTTGGTATGGTCCTGATTCTTACATGGGAGCCAATATTGTAAAGCTATTCCAGCAGATGACATTGATGACTGATGAAGAAATCGCCAAGATTCACCGTAAGCACAGCTTAAAAACCATTAAATCATTGCTGCCGCGTCTTCACTATTTCCAGGTaatttttggcttttgttgtttgtggcagtACTCTAGTGTCAGAAGAAGTTTTTGCTTATATGATTGTGTTTCAGGAAGGAACATGTATTGTACATCATCTCTTCGGTCACGAGGTAGTGGAGAGATTAAAGTACATGTACTGTGACGCCTTTCTTACTGCTCACCTCGAGGTTCCAGGTGAAATGTTTTCACTAGCAATGGAAGCAAAGAAAAGAGACATGGGTGTTGTTGGATCCACACAAAACATACTGGACTTCATCAAGCagaaggttcaagaagcagTGGACCGGAATGTGGATGACCACCTACAGTTTGTTCTTGGAACAGAGTCAGGAATGGTAACTTCTATTGTCGCGGTGATCAGGAGTTTGCTACGTTCTTCTGCTAATTCAAAAGTGAAGGTTGAAGTAGTGTTTCCTGTATCATCAGAGTCGATGACAAAAACTTCTTCAGATAGTTCAAACTCCAATAAAGTTGGTGATGTGGCATTACCGGTTGTACCGGGAGTAGCAGGCGGTGAAGGCTGCTCTATTCATGGTGGATGTGCATCATGTCCATATATGAAGGTCAGTTCTTGCTTTATCATCAATTTGTTCGATATAGATCGCTAGATGAATCTCTTTACTCCACTAAATACAAAGCTTTTTGTGATAATGCAGATGAACTCGCTTAGCTCACTCTTGAAAGTTTGCCACAATCTACCTGATGTGGAAAACATATTCGGGGGATTCATAGCAGAGCGATTCAAAAAACAAACTCCTCAAGGAAAACTCATCGCAGATGTTGGGTGTGAGCCAATACTTCACATGAGGCACTTCCAAGTGAGTTATCAAATATGTTTCATCTCTTATAAAGTTTTTCAGTAATGTGATTAAAGTCCTGAATCTATATCCCGCTTTTGCAGGCGAATAAGGAGCTACCAGAGAAGCTTGTTCATCAGGTATTAAGTTGGGAGGGCAAGAGATGACTTGCCTATATGAACAAATTGGGAGAGTTTATTAGTTATCAACAAAGAAATAATGATCACAAAGAGATACACTACATTTATATACACAGAAGAGGCGTGTGGATATATTAGAGAGGCTTAttgatgtattattattgttgggAGGCTCTTTGCAATGAGCTTAAAATGTGGCATTGTAACAAACTTGAAACGTTTTCTACATTTCTGTTGTAAACGTGTTTTACCTAAGTTGGTGATGCAAGGATCTCCTTTAACATGCATTTAATAACCAATATAGCAAATGGGGTTTACAgggtgggcctagcgcctaacgaaaaaatcggagattaaacggggattaatcgggaactagtttttggattatttaatgaaattaatagtaaattaaaaatatatagtactaaatatatttataattatgtttatgtgaaaagtaaatatcaaataaaatataaagctatagtatttttttaaaaattacggtaaaaacataaaaacgtaatattaagaaaacaaattatgattttaattaaaagtttgtacatttgttattgtaaaacatcataaactcttaatttaaatatctaaataacaaaaaaatatatatttgatttatattttgctccaaaaataatcggtaGATACAAAATTATGCGGGAATTAATTGGATTAGACGGTATAATcagataatcgatgctaggtggggattagtcattaatcgaggcggagagAGTGGGTCTAACGATTTTACGGAgcgtaatcggtgctaggcgAGGATTTTTAAAACGAGGTCTACAcgtatataacaattttttttagcataTTAAAACCTTAACTTTCTCCCTATCTACCAAAATACAGCTTTTGGATTTAAATGCTATTATTAttccccaaaaaaagaaaaatcatcaaaaactctcattatatgaaaattcataatcatattGACAACAGTGTATGGACCCAATATAATTCTCGACATATACCATACCTATTCGAGTCTTGAGGGTCACGGGACATCTAAATTCAACATCCTAACTTCCTAAGTACAGTATTTGATCTTAACTTCAGTATCCGAAGCGTCACTGAACATACCCAAATAGTGGTGCTCATGGTGctgataattaaatatattttttttttgaaaaaattgagCAATAAACTGAAATGAACCTTAGAAAACAATCATATACGGTATGAAACATTTCATCAAATGCAAGTTCTTTAGAGGGAAAGAATTCACCACAAGACAAAAGTATACACGCCCATCCATCCTTTTGGGAAGCATACGACGCATTGAGTTAACAAACCAGTGTGTTCAAACTGTTTCATAATCATGTCCATGTGCAAACGTATCCGTTTTTATCAGCGGATGCCAATGGTTTCCCGATCCCACTCCAAGAACAACACAGTATAGGAGATGTTTGCTCCTTGAGAATGCTCACTATATTACCTTTAGACAGTGACCATACATGAACCGTCCCATCCGCAGATCCCGCGGCCACATAATCATCATCTGGACTTATACATGATCGGCTCCAATTCGATGCCAATCTGTTCCCTGATGCTCTCAGTGTCCCACATATTTCTAAAGTCCGGGTATCGAATACATTATGCACGTTGTCTCTCCCGCTCGTCAAGATCCTATTTCCATTCCGGGACAATGATACCGAGGTCACAGCAGAAGAATGTCCAGCTACTTCAGACAGAAGTTTACCAGTTTGAATATCCCATAACCTAAGATTCCCATCCATGTGGCCTGAGAATACCGTAAGCCCATCTATGCTGAGGCAGATTGCATTGCAGTTACTGGTAAAGAGTACGGTGTTAGTGCAGTAACCTTTCTGCAAATCCCAAAGTTTTATGGTACGGTCATATGCTGCACTGACAACATGTCGGCTGGAGAATTTGCTCACATCCACAGCACAAACCTTATCGGTGTGGCCTGTGAGTGTATGGCGTACCCTACCCGAGCTTACatcccaaacaaacaaattgtttGAGCTGCTTGCTGCGATCACGGATTTATTGTCATGGGTTACGGCAAGATCAAGTATATTCCCCAAGGAACCGAATAAGCTTTTGATTAACGTCCCGCTATTGGTGTCCCACATTTTTACAGCTCGGTCTTGCCCACCAGTGAACAGAGTACCCGAGTTGTATTCAAAGATTATTGAACCACAGCCACCTTCATGAGCATGGATCCGGTGTCCACATGTTGACGGAATGGTTGACTCAACAAAGTGATCGGTTCCATCTTCATTGCGGCGGACAACGCCATCAACCTGTTGCCGAGCAAGATTTTCCAAACCATTTGCCTTCAGATTAGCTAGCATTTCTTCATAGAGATCATTTGCctaagtaagaaaaaagaattaaggCCAACCTAACGAAAGGGGTCTAATAAACTCTGCCATTAGAGACTCTCAATGAAAAGGAAGTCCTTATGTACCTCGTTAAGACGTTCAGCATCCTGCATCTTCTGTAACATCCACCGATCAATTAACATTTTATTCTCAGACTCTGCTTTTTGCGCTCTATCAGTCATCTCCTCCAGCTGAGACCGGATTTCCTGGTTTTCAGCAATAAGTACATCCACCGTCTTGGTCTTTTCCTCTAACTCTTCTTGTAATCGTGTACACTCTTCCCTACAGAACAACTCTAGTTTTAAGAATCGCACAACTTAATTCCTTACACTCAGTGCAAAACAATTCTTACCTTGTTTGGGTTAATTCCTTCTGCGTGTCATTAATTAACAACTCCTTCTCCTGTAAAGAAGCCTTTGAAGTTCTTGATTCAGCAACTTCTATCACAAGTTGTTCAGACAGTCGGGATTGAGCTTTGTAACATTGCTGTAACTCTGTTTCCAGCTTTTCTGTTTTCTCCTTCCATTCTGACCCCTACATGCAGAAAGACATAACCAGATCAGGAGTTCAGGACATGTTCCAGATAATTGTAGAGAGATAAGACCAAATCTACTGCCAAgctgaaccaaatcaaaaggaTCCAATACAAACTTCGAGGCATGCTACTCAACTGAAGCAAGCATCAACATAAAACTAAACTAGACATACTTTTACACTACTCTGTGACAGAAACAGTACaacaacacaaccaaaaacacaaagcaGATTAAGAGAAATGGATCAATGTTTTATATTATCCAGTGCAGGAGACACAAGCAGAGGTCAAGACAAACTCACAAAATGCACTGAACAAACAACATACAGAGAGCTACAATTTTGGTTAAGAAATCCAAAGAAGAACACTACATAGCATTTCTTGCAAAGTATTCCATAGTGCAAATTATATGAAAGAACCTTAAACCTTTCCATGTTTACTAGCAATATGAAGATGAAAATGGCGAAATATGAAGCAATTGATATTAGGAACGAACAAGGTTACCTGAGAAAGAATAGGCTTAGAGAGAGCAGAAAGCGCAGGAGCATGAGCTCCTTCTTCAAGAAGATGACGCTTACGCAAAGCTCTCAGAGCGTCTTTGATCGCTTCCATAGCTTTCTCCTCAAGTGACCTGAAAAAGTTCCGACGATCATCggaatcaaaaaaaatttcaaacaatcaGGGAAAAAAAccttatttaacaaaaattcaaatcaagaCTTACATCTCTCTTGATCGATCAAAAAAAGAGTCGTGGAGTTAGGAATTAGGGTTTGAGCAGAGGTTGATTTTGATCGGAAACGGTGGCGACTATAAGTTCCACCGCCGCTTTACGATTCCCCAAAATtacaacaatacaaaaaaactgcaatgtttttggatttttcccaacaaaattagtttattgataaattgattaaaatcaGATTTTGTAATTAATGATTACTTAATGATTTttgatcaatatatatagtattgaacaagaaaatgaatttgTCTACATGAATTTcgtaatttcattaatttaaaattggtaaattatatattaatcatttatttattatcacACTATTTTTTACGTGAAATTTTTGTTATAGTAGCAGCCGGAAAGCCACATCAAAATTTCAGCTTATTGGGCCTATAAAAGCCCATTTATATCGTTACCTGAAAAGAGAGTAGATCACGTCATGAGGCTACGTGGCGACATATGAATCCAACTGGTGTATGAACACAACGAACAGAGTAAACAGAACATGAGAGAAGAAACTAgaatctaaaacaaaacaaaaaagaatgagaGCTCAGGTTTTAATATGCCCAACAATAACATTAAGAGCATATGGTCATCTCTGTCATACGCCACGTAGACTGTACCGCTACGGTTCATCATCTCAGTTTCtaaatctcaatctctcttgCTTCTCCCGTCGTCTCCTCACTTCCTTCTTCCACATGGAGGTATGTTTCAGTCTTATTCCCAACACTTTATCCTCACTGTGGTTACTTCTTAAGGATTTGGTTCAATTTGTGACTGGTGTGCTTATAGACGAATTTAATTTGTGGGGGTGATAGCAGTTTCAGAGTGGAGCTGGCTCGAGTGGCAAGAAATCAATGGTGGAAAATTTGAAGCGGTACGGTGTGATATCATCGAAAAGAGTAGCTCAAGTTATGGAAGATTTGGATAGAGGTCTCTTTTTACCAGCTGGTTCTTCAGCTTATGTTGATACTCCTGTGCCTATAGGTTATAATGCTACCATTTCTGCTCCGCATATGCATGCCACTTGCTTGCAACTCTTGGAAGATAAGCTTCAGCCCGGGATGCGTGCTTTGGATGTTGGTTCAGGTTACCTTTATACTTAATGTTATGTAATAGTCTAAgctgttttgagttttgtggaGGAGTTGGGTTAACAATCAGCTATATGTTTGAAGGAACTGGGTACTTGACTGGCTGTTTTGCTCTGATGGTTGGAGCTGAGGGACGCGTTGTTGGCGTGGATCATATCCCTGAATTGGTTGATACGTCTATTAAGAATATAGAAAAGAGTGTCGCTGCTTCTTTGCTTAAGAAAGGATCTCTCTCCCTTCATGTGGGTGGTAGGTGTTTGCTTACCAAGTTCAAAACATTGCGTGTTTCACCCTCATGGATACATACTGAGGACTAGAACCTTCCCTTATGAGCAAACTTATCTTTTGACTCATTCTTATCTTATGGCAGATGGAAGAAAAGGTTGGCAAGAGTTTGCACCGTATGATGCAATACACGTAGGAGCAGCGGCATCAGAAATCCCGCAGCCACTTTTGGATCAGCTAAAACCCGGTGGGAGAATGGTGATTCCACTAGGAACTTATTTTCAAGAGCTCAAGGTAATTGACAAGAACGAAGATGGTTCCATCAAGGCACATACAGAAACTTCAGTCAGGTATGTGCCCCTCACTAGCCGTGACGAACAGTTAGGAGGATtctaaccaagaaacaaaactctATATCCCACATCTTAGTGTACATACATATAGAGGTTGTGTAATGTTTTGTAATATGTTTTGATGggtaataaagaaaatatgtttacaaaagCTTGAACTCAAGTTTGATTTCGCATAGCTACATCGGAGTTGCAAGTGAGAACATTTACAATCATATCTCACAATATTAAGACTCACTGAACTTTCAAAATGCACGCCTTGGTCGTTCCGCAGCCACGTTCACTTTAATTGCTCTGCCTTCCAAATTCTGCAAACACAAAAGGAACAATTAGATAACAGAAAGCCACAGGCCACAAGAAGATAAACCAAATAAACTCATGGAGAGAGTGTTTCCTTTTTTACCTGTCCATCAAGAGCAGCAATGGCATCATTAAGTTCAGTCTCGTTAGACATTGTAACAAAGCCAAACCCACGCGAACGACCCGTCTCTCTATCGTACACCACTCGAGCATCAACCACTTTCCCGTGCTCGCTAAACACTTGTTCTAAACGACCATTATCCACATCCCATGGCAGATTCCCAACATAGATCCTAAACGCAGCATCATCATATACACGAGGTTGTCGTTCCGGTCTTGATCCTTTAGGAGCTGCTATGTTTACTGTCAAAAGCCTCCCATTCACTTCCTGCAGTTGTTGTACAAATCAACCTCAACAATCAACATCTAACTTTATAGACAATGATGATTAAATTGGCTTACATAGCGATTGAACTTCGCAACagctttctctgcttcttcaacTGTACTCATTGTCACAAACCCAAATCCACGACTTTGATCAGTGTCCCTATTGTATATAACCTGCAATTCAAAACAGACCcatgaaacaaaaatcattcctttaaaacaaatcaatctaTAAAACCAGATTTCAAAGCAGACCCATGAGACAAAATCATTCCTTTAAGGCCAATCACACTATAAAACAAGAAGTAACAATGCCCACACCATTTGGATTCAATgtcaaaaaaacacacaaattagaAATTTACCTCTGAAATCTCAACAGTACCAGCTTGCTCAAAGAGCATAGCCAAAGCTTGGCTATCAACATCGTACGGCAAGTTTCCGACGAACAATTTAGCCTCTTCCGGTGGCTCCGGGAATTCGCCACCGTCGCCTCCGATGCTCCCAtcctcaccttcttcttcctcagcagAATCCGAAGTTTGGGAAACAAAAGTAACAACAGGAGATGAGTTACGGAGAGTTTTGGATTTGAGAGAGAGTGGGAGATTAATGGGTCGTGAAGGGAAGTAAAAATTGGAGCGGTGAGGTTTAGAGGAAGAGATGTTGAAGATAGAAGGAATACAGAAAAGGGTCGAAGAGGA harbors:
- the LOC104761015 gene encoding protein-L-isoaspartate O-methyltransferase 2-like codes for the protein MRAQVLICPTITLRAYGHLCHTPRRLYRYGSSSQFLNLNLSCFSRRLLTSFFHMEFQSGAGSSGKKSMVENLKRYGVISSKRVAQVMEDLDRGLFLPAGSSAYVDTPVPIGYNATISAPHMHATCLQLLEDKLQPGMRALDVGSGTGYLTGCFALMVGAEGRVVGVDHIPELVDTSIKNIEKSVAASLLKKGSLSLHVGDGRKGWQEFAPYDAIHVGAAASEIPQPLLDQLKPGGRMVIPLGTYFQELKVIDKNEDGSIKAHTETSVRYVPLTSRDEQLGGF
- the LOC104761014 gene encoding RNA-binding protein CP31B, chloroplastic-like yields the protein MSNSSSSTLFCIPSIFNISSSKPHRSNFYFPSRPINLPLSLKSKTLRNSSPVVTFVSQTSDSAEEEEGEDGSIGGDGGEFPEPPEEAKLFVGNLPYDVDSQALAMLFEQAGTVEISEVIYNRDTDQSRGFGFVTMSTVEEAEKAVAKFNRYEVNGRLLTVNIAAPKGSRPERQPRVYDDAAFRIYVGNLPWDVDNGRLEQVFSEHGKVVDARVVYDRETGRSRGFGFVTMSNETELNDAIAALDGQNLEGRAIKVNVAAERPRRAF
- the LOC104761013 gene encoding autophagy-related protein 16, which translates into the protein MSLEEKAMEAIKDALRALRKRHLLEEGAHAPALSALSKPILSQGSEWKEKTEKLETELQQCYKAQSRLSEQLVIEVAESRTSKASLQEKELLINDTQKELTQTREECTRLQEELEEKTKTVDVLIAENQEIRSQLEEMTDRAQKAESENKMLIDRWMLQKMQDAERLNEANDLYEEMLANLKANGLENLARQQVDGVVRRNEDGTDHFVESTIPSTCGHRIHAHEGGCGSIIFEYNSGTLFTGGQDRAVKMWDTNSGTLIKSLFGSLGNILDLAVTHDNKSVIAASSSNNLFVWDVSSGRVRHTLTGHTDKVCAVDVSKFSSRHVVSAAYDRTIKLWDLQKGYCTNTVLFTSNCNAICLSIDGLTVFSGHMDGNLRLWDIQTGKLLSEVAGHSSAVTSVSLSRNGNRILTSGRDNVHNVFDTRTLEICGTLRASGNRLASNWSRSCISPDDDYVAAGSADGTVHVWSLSKGNIVSILKEQTSPILCCSWSGIGKPLASADKNGYVCTWT
- the LOC104761012 gene encoding quinolinate synthase, chloroplastic, yielding MALALSIAPTITSSSYYSLISLNPNASPNFRTTHLNFGSQRRIHNTSPPFRSFKCLKSPSKDVNASPFSISAIASSSQTTELVPEKLQRLVKEFKSFTEPIDRLKWVLHYGSLIPPMPESSRTESNRVMGCTARVWLDAELGSDGKMRFWADSDSDVSKGMCSCLIQVLDEASPEEVMELKIEDLAELNVGLLGVERSRVNTWHNVLVSMQKKTRRLVAEREGKVPSFEPFPSLVLTADGVEAKGSFAEAQAKYLFPEESRVKELVNVLKEKKIGVVAHFYMDPEVQGVLTAAQKHWPHISISDSLVMADSAVSMAKAGCQFVTVLGVDFMSENVRAILDQAGFGEVGVYRMSDETIGCSLADAASAPAYLNYLEAASLSPPSLHVVYINTSLETKAFAHELVPTITCTSSNVVQTILQAFAQMPELNVWYGPDSYMGANIVKLFQQMTLMTDEEIAKIHRKHSLKTIKSLLPRLHYFQEGTCIVHHLFGHEVVERLKYMYCDAFLTAHLEVPGEMFSLAMEAKKRDMGVVGSTQNILDFIKQKVQEAVDRNVDDHLQFVLGTESGMVTSIVAVIRSLLRSSANSKVKVEVVFPVSSESMTKTSSDSSNSNKVGDVALPVVPGVAGGEGCSIHGGCASCPYMKMNSLSSLLKVCHNLPDVENIFGGFIAERFKKQTPQGKLIADVGCEPILHMRHFQANKELPEKLVHQVLSWEGKR